The stretch of DNA ACAAGCAGAGAATCTCTTCAGGTCAGTACTAATCGATGAGAATTCAAGGTACCCATTTCCTGCTATCACTTCTACGCTAGAGATTTTGTGCGAAACATCCCTAATTAAGGCCAAATCGTTTAATGTGATGCTTAAAGTGTACTCTGATAGTGGAAAGTTCGATCAAGTTTTGGAGGTTTTTGATTACATGAAGAATAATGGGATTGAGATTGATGGAAGGACTTGTACTGTGCATCTTTTAACTCTTAAAAAAGCTGATCAGGTGGAACTTAGTTTAGATTTCTTGTACCGAATGCTCAAATCGAATGTGAATGTTTCTGAGTATTCTTTGAGTGTTGTGGTTGCTGGGTTGTGTTGGAATGGTGAGATTAAGAGAAGTAGGGAGTTGGTGCAGGCGATGGTTAGTAGAGGAATAACACTCAGTACAATTACATTAAATACCATGTTGGATGCTTGTTCTAAGAGATCCAACTTTGTGGAGTTGGATTTGATATTGGGGTTGATGGAAAAAGAAGGGTTGAGATTCAATGTCAACACATATAGAATTTTGGTCAATGGATTTACTAGCATTGGAAAAGTCAAAGAAGCTGAAAGTTTGGTTAAGGGGATGCATGATGAAGGAATGAAAGTAGAAACTCATTTGTACAATTTGATAATATATGGGTACTGTAGAGCATGTTGTATGGAAAGTGCGTGTTGGGTGTTTGATGAAATGGCTGAGAAAAATGTAGTCCCTAATTATGATACATACCTTGCTGTAATATCTGGCC from Cannabis sativa cultivar Pink pepper isolate KNU-18-1 chromosome 2, ASM2916894v1, whole genome shotgun sequence encodes:
- the LOC115718630 gene encoding pentatricopeptide repeat-containing protein At2g28050; protein product: MSIRKVIPNLKTVKMLHPPKPFLEILNVVCSNTPISSSSFSSISNLDLKTLHLILSDPYVNDSNCLKLFNFVIKNQSLISFKPDLQAHLTLFRRLVEARNFSQAENLFRSVLIDENSRYPFPAITSTLEILCETSLIKAKSFNVMLKVYSDSGKFDQVLEVFDYMKNNGIEIDGRTCTVHLLTLKKADQVELSLDFLYRMLKSNVNVSEYSLSVVVAGLCWNGEIKRSRELVQAMVSRGITLSTITLNTMLDACSKRSNFVELDLILGLMEKEGLRFNVNTYRILVNGFTSIGKVKEAESLVKGMHDEGMKVETHLYNLIIYGYCRACCMESACWVFDEMAEKNVVPNYDTYLAVISGLCNSGEMGKALEYLKDMQKKKIEVDDLMFNTLIEGFGNKGLIKEAYELLLVMEMVGFEAELSLCNKILTGLCNMNQTREATRLFTVMVKRGAALLNLRVLLPCLIYEAKRGI